The sequence TTAAGGGGAATCAAAtccaaattttttaattaaggaTGAATCAGTACTTATCACTCTAAACACATTCTTTATTAGTAATTTTTGTGCAAGTGGTCAACTTATTAACATAATGATCACTTGGAAACACGCATATGAACTTATTAAAAGTTTTGGTCCGAAGTATTTAACAAGAACACGTTATTATGTattcaatcaaaacaaactATAGTAGGCACATACGCCTTACCTACCATAATATGTATTCTAcgtaaaaacataatataaatcagTTCGAATGTATCTTAATCAAATTATCATTTAGAACGATTCTATCTATattattcaactttatacatatttataaaagTCTACTTGTCCAAACCAAAGTTAAAGTACGTCCACGTAAAATcaagtttttcctttttagttttcCACTAGATATCCGGAGCTGACGTTGGAACTTCGATTAAATTCGAATCACACAGCTCATTCGTGAGTAATGCTCCAACGAGATTTGTTTATACCAGGACTCGAACCCGAGACATAAATAAggtcctatatatatatacatatatatatatacaaaaacatcCTTGGCGCCACTATCAAACAATGTTTCAAAGTagaatgattttgaagaatctATGGAAACAAAAGCttcaaatttctcaaaataatctGTTGAATTCAAGATTCAAGATTTGTTCATCTTCTTCGATTTCCACAAAATCATCTAAGCTTagcaaaatcaagaaaactgaAAACCCGAATTCGAAAAACAAGAATCAACCCCAGAATTTCACTTCACTCTTCAATGAAATCAGAGAGATTTTAGGAACAGAGAGTGTAATGCCATATGAATCCGCAAATTTAAACGACACCCAGTTCGTAAATTTATCGTCCTGCCATGGAAGTGTTCGAGAAAATGCCAAGCAGAGTACAGAGCTGGAGGATTCATTATCTTGCACAGAACTTGTTTGTGAAAATGCCAAGCTGAGTACAAAGCTGGAGGATTCATCGTTTTGCACGGAACGTGTTCGTGGAAATGCTGAGATGAGGATAGAGCTGAAGGATTCATCATGTGCTTGTGGAGATGTGAAGCAGAGTGTAGAGCTGGAAATGATGAATTTACACGAAGGTACTCGGGTTGAGGATTTGGTGAAAAGGGATGTTAGTCCTATTGTTCACAAGATTACGGGGATTTTGAGGAGTGAATGTGATGTGATCGCGATGGAGGAACGGTTGGAAAGTGCAGGTTTTGAGTATAACGAGGAGGTCGTTGAGAAGGTTTTGAAGAGGTGTTTTAAAGTTCCACGTTTAGCTTTGAGGTTTTTCGATTGGTTGAAAACAAGAGAAGGGTTTAGTCATACTACGGAGACTTATAACACGATGATTTACATGGCTGCGGACTGTAAGGAGTTCCGTTTGGTTGATGAATTGGTGGAAGAAATGGAGAGGAGTTCTTGTCGGAAAAACCTTAAGACGTGGAGCATTTTGCTATCGCATTATGGGAATGGTAAGTTGATTGGCAAAGCGTTGTCAATGTTTGAACAGTTGAAGAAGTTAGGTTATGAGCCCGATTTAAGGGCTTATACGATCATGTTGAGTTCACTTTGTAATGCTGGAAAAGCAGACATAGCTTTGGAGTACTTCAACGAAATGATCCACAAAGGCTTGATGTTGGATGAAGCTACGTCTGGACAATTACTCAAATGCTTGGCTAACTCCGGAAATATTGCTGCAGTTCACAAAGCTGGTGACGACATGATAAGGGTTTGTAGTATTCCAGAAAACCACGTTTACAGGCTTATGCTTAAGAGTTTCTGCATCGCTGGGAGGATTACAGAAGCTTTGGAGTTGATTCGTGATCTGAAAAGTAAAAACATGAACCTTGACTCTGAAATTTTTACGACATTGGTGAAAGGACTGTGCAAGGCTGAGAGGATCAATGATGCATTGGAGattgttgaaattttgaagaaaagaaacgGTGCTGATGAGAAGGTTTATGCAGTCCTTATAAGTGCATACTTGAGGAGAAATGAAATTTCAAAGGCACTTAATCTGTTTCAGAGCATGAAAGATTCGGAAAGTTTGCTCAACGTTTCGACTTATACCAATCTGATGCAGCACCTTTTCAGGGTTAAAGAGTTTCAAGAAGCGTTGAACCTCTATAATGAGATGACAGAGATGGGAGTTAAATTGGATGCTGTTGCAGCAACTGCTGTAGTTGCCGGTTATATCATCCAAAACCGTATTTCTGAAATGTGGGAAGTGTTCCAGAATATGAAGGATAAAGGAATTGTCTTTACTCGGAAATCGTACCTCATATTTGTCAAGGAACTTACCAAGGTGTCAGGGACAACGGATATTTTCAAGGTTCTGAATGAAATGAAGGCCTCTAAGATGTGTATTGGAAACGATATCTTCCAGTATGTTATTTCGTATCTGGAGAGAAAAGGAGATATGAAGAACATCAACAGGATCAAGCTGCTACAGGGGGGTTGTAAAGTTCACAATCACGAAAATGGAACATGTGATGTGAGCAGTCAACGAGAACGATACTTGGAGTCGAATTATGAAAACCTAGAACAAGTGTCCTCAGCTCATGACATGCCAGAGGCAACTTCAAAATCCTCTATTGAATGTGATGTACGTGAGatttgccaaattttgatttcaTCGAGGGATTGGTACTTAATACAAGAACAATTGGAGAAATGCAACAAACAGTTCACCCCAGAAATCGTCATGGAAGTTTTGCGTAATTTCAAGCTGCAAGGTCGGTTAGCATTGCAATTTTTCTCTTGGGTTGAGAAGCAAAGTAGTTACAGACATACAACGGAATCCTACAACACGGCTATTAAAATAGCAGGACAGGGCAAGGATTTCACTCAGATGAGAAATCTATTCTCCGATATTAGGAGAAATGGTTGCTTAGTAACAGCTCATACCTGGACAATCATGATAATGCAGTATGGGAGAACAGGACTAACCGATATTGCTGTTCGTacttttaaagaaatgaaacaCAGCGGTTGTAAACCGACAGAAAGTACCTACAAAGCTCTGATTACATCTCTTTGTCAGAAAAAAGGTAGGAGAATTGATGAAGCAGTAAAAATATTCCAGGAGATGATTCAAGTTGGATACAGTCCTGATAAAGAACTAATCGAAGATTATCTTGGTTGTTTATGTGAACTTGGTAAACTAAGGGATGCCAGAAGCTGTACCGAATCTTTACTAAAGCTCGGTTTTAGTACCCCTTTAGCATACTCATTGTACATTAGATCACTTTGTCGAGCATGGAGGCTGGAAGAGGCTTTAGCATTGATCAACGAAGTTGATGACGAGCAACACGTCTTGAGCCAGTACGTCTATGGAAGTTTAGTCCACGGACTACTACAAAAAGGGAACTTAGAAGAAGCATTAGCAAGAATCGAATCCATGAAGCAGACCGGCATTCATCCAACAGTCCATGTATATACTTCCTTGATTGGCTACTTCTTCAAAGTGAAACAGGTCAGAAAGGCTCTTGAAACTTTCAAAGAAATGAAAGATTCAGGCTGTCAACCAACTATAGTTACCTACTCAGCGTTAATACGAGGGTATATGAACGTGGGAAAAGTTTCCGAGGCTCGGGATGTGTTTCAtcagatgaagaagaatggacCATATCCTGATTTCAAGGCATACTCCATGTTCATCTCTTGTCTATGTAGAATTGGTAATTCTGAAGAAGCTCTTCAACTTATATCTGAAATGTTGGATATTGGGATTATTCCAAGTACAATTAATTATAGAACTGTCTTTTATGGGCTCAATAGAGAAGGTAAACAAGATTTAGCAAAGACTGTATTACATATGAAGTTTGATGTGAAAAGGAGGAGAAAGTTTCtaacttgatattttttttttttgttcataatTCTATGATGATCCATCTTTATTTAGTTGTTGCctttctttcactttttttttgtttttgattagATATCCCGTACTCACATTGGGGTCTGACTGGATTTACACCTGTAAGTCTCACATTGAGGGGTATAGCAAATACCGTTATTACCTAATTGATTGTATTATAACCAAAACAACGATCAAGACCATTAAGATAATAGTGACAACAAAATATCACTCCTTTTTGTTTCATTGTATGTAAACTCGTTTTACTGAGCACAAAGTTTTAGATGGAAAGAcgtacttttaaaaaatttgtgatcttaaacatgtcGAAGAGATTTGTGTGACTATTTATAATCATGTCCTTAGCGTAAAATAGAAAGTTTAAAATTACTCCCTCCGATCCTTTTCAGTtgtcataatttcatttttgagTCAAACGATATGAATTTTGGCTAACATTTTGAgatctatatttttcattatattgatttgaaaaaagtttcaattatttgaatttacttattcattttacaGAAAGAATTAGGAGTATATgcatcatatataaatataatatcaaattttaaaaggaaaattttctttcattttgatatgatatcattgaataaaaaaactatttcaGCTACCACAAAATATAGGAATCTTCACTAAAATAGTCGGATAGATTTACTATTACTTACTTTTaccacaagaaaaagaaaatactaCACTTTTCGAGagaaactttttaaatataaattaaattacattcatttgatattttaaaataaaattttagattttcaaaAACATGAAGGCATTCTACAAGATATCATTTTATAACTCCCTACAAATACACAAATAACATCGCATTTATCTATAGTCGCAAACAATTATAATTACAGTACACTATAAGGataaatcaattaatgaaaattctaaAATCAGTATTTCAAAGAAATCAACTTCCTCCTTTTCATAGCCCATGAATTTCTTCTAGCACTCCTTACGGAGATAGTAATCTTCGTATATCATCCAACGAATGTTGAATGTTGCATGTAAATTGATATGACAATTATTCAATTCCAACATGTATCAACTCTACATGTTTCTCCATTTCCcattttctttagttcttgcaaaaggaaaaatttaaaggaaaagaaagaaagttagTAGGAAGGTCAGATGCTCAactaaagaaacaaaatttGAAGGAAACGCAAGTCATTTGTTAcctttatatagttttttttttcatgttcttTGAAATTCCTTTTGACATAATACTAATTATCCTACATTTAAATACTTAACGAATTATATTAACAAAGATTGGTTACTAATTTAAAAGTGTTAGAATTTGATAACTCAAGttaagaaaatgagaaaaattatagGAGTTGTAAGAGTTTGGTAAAGTAATATATAATGTgttaatttaaagaaattaatcaTGTATGACTCTGGGCATTGAAGAACCACTTTTCCACTTCCAAATCCCGTCCAATTTAtgtaattgaaaaattaattaattgaattttattcAACTTATACTTAAGGCGTgccaaaatattattattaataataattaataattcaattatgagAGGTTAATACATGCTCCCTCTTTCCctttttacttgtccacttttgaattggcacacatattaagaaaataattaatgacgtagtgagtttaccattttacccctattaattatgaagtggatgaaaaattctacatttttcaaagtaattagtcatttaattgtgttataataggtaaaaagaaattgtcctttcttgatttgtcaaaatagacaagtaactagagacaactataaaagaaaaagtggacaagtaattagggacggAGGTAATATTAAATACTGTAATCATAGGTTGCATAAAAATTCGgttatgaatacaaatatatattagagAAAACTTATTGAGAATTctaatatttaactaattaaatattttataacattttaacttatagtagggataaaatggtaatccaattttgaaattaaaagcttttcacttttttattattattattattattattattattattattattattattattattactattaataataataataataaaaataaaaataatataataataataatatataataatattaataataatttataataataataataatatatagagagagagagagaaaaaaattaatctaagaaaatttaaaagtcaTTACTATTTCAATTACATATTAAATATTGCATTTctaagaaaattcaaaagtcattactattttaattacatattaaatattgtatttataggttgcataaaaattttgttatgaatacaaatatatattagagAAAACTTATTGAGAATTCTAatatttgactaattaaatattttataacatttcaACTTATAgtagggataaaatggtaatccaattttgaagttaaaagattttcacttttattattattattattattaataataataataataataataatatatagaaattaatctaagaaaattcaaaagtcattactattttaattaaacttattataacattttaatttataggagGGTAAAACCGTAATTCCACTTTTGACTTGAGTTCTTCcgacttataataataataataataataatatatgatacgATGAAAAATAATAAGTCCTGGTGTAGCAAGTTCAATACCCTCACATAACACTAAGTTGGTTACTGGAAAACCATCAGCTTGATGGATGTTTACCAAATGATAATAAATCAAAGATGAAAGTTCAAGTTTCCATACCCATAAACTAGAGCTTTCTCACTATCTCTTCGTTTGCGCGCTTGTAGTAAGTCATCCTTCGAATTGCAGCCAAAGCTTCTTCATACTTTCTACTTTGGAAGGCGTCTGCAAAAGAGTTGGATGATTGTTCGAACTTTCCTTGTATCTGCAAAACAATGAAGAGCGCCCGCAGTAATTCATTTCACACAGTAAAAGTTTGAGATTGCTTTTACACGAAAGTTCGTCTAGCAGGGGGGGGGGGAATAATTACAGAATTGATATACCATGATATCAAGATAATGTCAGTCAGCATCAATTGCTTGATAACACTGTGGAGGAGGCATCCGATAAAAAACAGTTACGCACCAGAATTAGCCCACTCAACTGACCCCCAGATTGCACCCAGCGCAATGAAAATTTGGAGGAGAAAGGAAAGGGAAAAGCGGGAAAATAATTTCTATAACAGCTAGTAGAACAGTTGGGAATCTGCGCAGAATTCAAACAGGTTTGCTGTAAAAGCTTATACTACTGGCGTCCTTTTATACCTGCCCCTGAATTTGTTTAAGTTCCTGTGAGTCATTAGCTTCGTCAACAGTTTCTCTGATTTCCAGCATCTGCAAGTGAAATATTTGATGACTAATAGTCAGAGAAGATGAATTTAGGCAAGCCACTGAGGAGGAGCTAAGTTAACACCTTTACAAAGATCAAACAAAATAACATACCATTTTTCTATAGTAAACATTACATCTAATTGTAAATGCTAATATTGTAAAACCCTACAAAGGAAGACCTCCAAATCATAGATAGCGTAACAAACTCATACCAAGACGGCATAATCGTGTAAGCCAATTGGTTGAATGTGTGGTCAAATCATTTTTCATACTACTTTTGAGCCGATGGTCTATCGGAAGAAGTCTACTACCCCACAAAGGTAGGAGTAAGGTCCGCTTACATCCTATGGGTATGTTGTTATCAGTTTTCATACAGGCATCGACTGTCATTTTCTAAATCTTACGTAAAAGGTCAACATGTCCAAGAAACAACTGGCAGCAGCACTTATCAAAAAGTAATTCCAACATAACAAATTTTACCTCAGTCAGCAACTCTACGTCATCAATCTTCTCCTCTTCATCCACATGCACACCTTCCAACTTCAGCTGGAAGCCAGGACAAAACGTTAAGAAGAAAAACGACAGGACTTGGTAGACCACAATCTGCAACTTCTATTACTTTTCATCCTACTATCTTTCCTTAAGTTGCAATTTGTTAttgagtttttctttattttaaacaCTTCAGTGCAGATATATCAGATCTTCATTCTGaaggaagaaggaagaaaagaaaacgGAGGAAACCAAATGTAATGGGCCAAAGTAGTCAGCTTTTCATCTCTGGCAATTctctagaagaaataaaaactcATATGTCGGAagataaatatgtataaaacaTTAGcctttatactatttttttgtcCTTACAGTTTGTTAAGCATATTTCAGcctaaaaaaaaagggggggggggggggaataggACTTATTATAGGAGTTATCTTCTGTCAAATGTCTGTTGCACATACAAATCATCGCGGAGATACAGAATATGTTCTGAACAAGTGATGATCACCAATGAAAAAATGGTACTATAGCAACAAGTATGTAATGGTAACCTACAATGTATATTGCCCTTGACAATGGATCAGTTAGTGTGCGGTAAGCATCAATGACACGAGCAGATTGTTCAGCAGCATACTCCCTTTCTTTCTAGCAGAAACAGCAACAAGCCACAGTaaaacaaatatcaaaatttaggCGGAAGGGAAGCCCCAAAGGAATTATCAAAAGGAAGAGTTAGTATAAATGTGTACAATACAATTTTATGAACCTGAGATTTCGTGTGAACCAAGTCCGGATGTAGCTTCCTCTGCCAGTCTTTATACTTGCGCTCTAGATTCTCCCCCTCAATTTCATACTTCTTCTCCCTGCAAAAATGCAGAGAATCTATAGCATGTCAATTCGCTAAAGATGAAAGAAAGATAAGAACtgacataaatatatttaaatacataTGTTTCACGAGATATTACTATAACCTTATATCCCAACAATGGGTATGAATTGATATACTTATTCCGTGCAGATCCTTCGAGTACACTGCTAATGATTTAAATAAGCGATATCTGATACTTATCCCTACCTTATTTGTTACAGAGTTAAGAACAGAATCAATTATCATGTACTATCTTAAAGTCTAAATCAATTACACTAAACTCTAGAACCTCCAAGTCAGGGGCTAATGAACAGTAGAAGTTACAGGGTCGAACCCAGTAGCTTTGCTTCAGATCAAGTATATACTAAACATGTACAGATTTCGAACCCAGTAACTCAAATGGTCAGTGGCTTCAGTGGTATACCGAACCCATAAAGTTCAATTATTGGATTCACCTTTGCTCTAACTactaaaaagaagaaagaatccAAGCATGAACTAACAATCTACCCAGTACAGCCACATTCACTTCACTGTACCTCCTTTTGTACAAGTTAAGGACCAGCGGCGGAGCTAGAAAGGGCCGAGAGGTTCATCTGAACCCCCTTCAGCGGAAAATTACACCGTTTATACATggctaaaattatttttttatgtatatatagtatacaTTGAACCCCCTTTGGCCTCTCCGTGTGattagtttttatattttgaaaccCCTTAATGAAAATCCTAGCACCGCCATGGCTAAGAACCTCCAAGTCAGGGGAGAATGCACAGAAGAAGCTACGGTTTCAGCTGAACACAATATCATTGATTCAAATGATgtacaaatattaataattctactaaaaatgcacaagtatcaaCTTTCAAACCCCCCTAACTAAAAATGCTTAGTGGATTCATTGGTACCCCGAACACATAAAGTTCAAATCTTGGAATCACCTTTGCTCCAAATactaaaaagaacaaagaatcATAAGCATGAACTAACAATATACACAGTAGTCAGTACAGACTACATTCACTGTACCAATGAATCCACTAAGCATTTTTAGTTAGGGGGGTTTGAAAGttgatacttgtgcatttttagtagaattattaatatttgtacATCATTTGAATCAATGATATACAAGCTAATAACCTCCAAGTCAGGAGCGAATGCGCAGTACAAGCTACGGGTTCAGCTGCACACAATAGCTTCGATTCAAATGATGTACAAGTATTAATAATTCTACTAAACATGTATATCAACTTTCAAACCCACTAACTAAAATGGTTAGCAGTTTACCCCGAACACATAAAGTTCAAATCTTGGAATCGCCTTTGCtccaaaatactaaaaagaacaaagaatcATAAGCATGAACTAACAATATACACAGTAGTCAGTACAGACTACATTCACTGTACCACCATTCATACAAGTTAATAACCTCCAAGTCAAGAGAGAATACGCAGTACAAGATACGGGTTCAGCTGCACACAATAGCTTCGATTCAAATGATGTACAAGTATCAATAATTCTACTAAACATGTACAAATATCAACTAAAATGGCTAGTGGTTTACCCCGAACACATAAAGTTCAAATCTTGGATCCGCCTTTCCTCCAAATACTAAAAAAAGCAAAACAATCCTAGCATGAACTAACAATATACCCATACAATCTACATTCATAGTACCACCATTACACAGGGTTCAGCCTAACACAATAACTTTGattcaaatcatatatatatgttaataattctaCTACGAATACCAAATTTCAAACTCAGTAACACAACTTACAGTCCAAAAATCTGGAAATAATCAACAGATTGATCTACAGGTTGTACACAGCCACAAGCATTGCAAACAAGAAACGGTGTCGTATTTGAAGAAACCCCATTACAACAATTCCAGCAAGAAAATTTTTGAGCAGCTTCAGTGCTAAAAAGGGTTCTCCCAGAAAAACCCAAATCTTTTCTAAGAAAATTAAGCTTTCTAGATTGTATAAATTGAGGAAATTGCTCAACTTTTGGAGAAATTGATGGAAAATCGAATTGGGTTTTAGAAGAAATCACTATTTCCCTTCTTCCCAATAATAATCTTTGTAAAAAGGGTGTTGAAATTCTCAGCTTCTTCCTCaacattttgtttttcttgGAGAAATTGATAGAAGAAGGTACTCTAATCTTCAAGctatatatataagtttgtgTAGTATGTAATTTGTAATAAGCAAATAAGTTTTGTAGGAACTAAGTTATGCTATCGAAGATACGATAACAAGGTTGTATATCACGATGGAGTCGTGGGGTGATCTCAAATTCGAATATTGAATATGATTACTTGAGTTAGAATGGATGGATCAAAATGGAATAAAGATTCGTTTCACTTTTTTGTAATGTCGATGAATTAGTCCTTTATCAATATTCACAAAAAGTTTCACTAATATTACATATTATCAGGATTAATAGAGGTTAGGGTTGAGTCGAGGTTTGAGTTTTAGGTCAAAGTTAGGTTGAGTCCGTCGTTGGGGTTGGGTCGAGTCGCAAGTAGACGTTAGGGGTTGAGTATCGTATTGGGGTGATCGACAGGTCTACGTCGAGGTAATGATTGAGTCTTGAATTAAGATTGAGTTGAGGTCAGGGTTATTAGTTCTCGAATCAAGGTTAAGCCGAGGTTTAGATTTTATGTTGAGGTTGGGGCGGTGTCCTAGGTAAAGGGTCAAGTTTCTAATCATGGGGTTGCGGTCGAGTCCCAAATTAATGTCAGGCCAAAAGTCGAGATTGAGATTAGTCCCAAACAATCAAGGTTGAGTCCTGAATTATAGTCAGGGTGAGGTTAAGGTTCAAGTTACGTGTTGAGTTTGATTTGGGGATCGAGACTTGGGTCCGATTTGAAAGTCGGGTTTGATTctgttgacaccaaattttggtctaatgtttttaaagttaatattttcaagtattttattttataaatagttcaaaatacatgttttgtcatttttatgtaatttgttaataattattctttttcttaaagTATTAGGATTTTTATCAGttagttatgtttatattatgttatcATAGACAGACGTTCAagtatttgttcattttttataaaattattatttctgttaaattacattttttacatgtcattggttacattcattacatttttcTATATTCATTTTCTCTGTTACATCTGTTGAtacttattttgatatttttgcaCAATCCAGAAATTCATACACAGATATTGTATTAACCGGTGATTTTGACCCACGATTTTaagatagcgaattatacaatggATAGTTTTCAACTCCCTATATATAGAATAGTTAGTCAATTAGGTTAAAGGTGGTGGCAAAAATTGGAggcattttcaaatttttaggatttgaaagattttttgttgttcattattttttcgATGACAAATCACCGGAGTTCCGCAACCATGGTGAACTTAGTTTATCAATATTTATCTTAGTTTTGattataaataattgaaattgcATGTCTTAATGTGTGAGTAAATTTTTACTCAACACTTAATTAGCACcacttatgtttatttttaacaatAGAATTTCATCTAATATATTAAGATTTTGAATTAAGTTACTCAAATTTCCATATTGATTAACAAATCATTTGACAACAATATCTAAGATAACCCATTAAAACAAATGTTAACATTTTGTTAACTTGAACTAACCATTatcaataatatatgttactagTAGATATTTGTTATGAagctattaaatattttatatcatataaaaattactATAGCTATAAGCTAAAAATATCAACTTGAAAAGATTATAGTAACCTTACATATAACTTAAGCAGATAATATCAAATGAACAGTGAAAGTTCAAATTAACTATATTAAATGATCTAA comes from Solanum pennellii chromosome 1, SPENNV200 and encodes:
- the LOC107015043 gene encoding putative pentatricopeptide repeat-containing protein At5g06400, mitochondrial, whose amino-acid sequence is MFQSRMILKNLWKQKLQISQNNLLNSRFKICSSSSISTKSSKLSKIKKTENPNSKNKNQPQNFTSLFNEIREILGTESVMPYESANLNDTQFVNLSSCHGSVRENAKQSTELEDSLSCTELVCENAKLSTKLEDSSFCTERVRGNAEMRIELKDSSCACGDVKQSVELEMMNLHEGTRVEDLVKRDVSPIVHKITGILRSECDVIAMEERLESAGFEYNEEVVEKVLKRCFKVPRLALRFFDWLKTREGFSHTTETYNTMIYMAADCKEFRLVDELVEEMERSSCRKNLKTWSILLSHYGNGKLIGKALSMFEQLKKLGYEPDLRAYTIMLSSLCNAGKADIALEYFNEMIHKGLMLDEATSGQLLKCLANSGNIAAVHKAGDDMIRVCSIPENHVYRLMLKSFCIAGRITEALELIRDLKSKNMNLDSEIFTTLVKGLCKAERINDALEIVEILKKRNGADEKVYAVLISAYLRRNEISKALNLFQSMKDSESLLNVSTYTNLMQHLFRVKEFQEALNLYNEMTEMGVKLDAVAATAVVAGYIIQNRISEMWEVFQNMKDKGIVFTRKSYLIFVKELTKVSGTTDIFKVLNEMKASKMCIGNDIFQYVISYLERKGDMKNINRIKLLQGGCKVHNHENGTCDVSSQRERYLESNYENLEQVSSAHDMPEATSKSSIECDVREICQILISSRDWYLIQEQLEKCNKQFTPEIVMEVLRNFKLQGRLALQFFSWVEKQSSYRHTTESYNTAIKIAGQGKDFTQMRNLFSDIRRNGCLVTAHTWTIMIMQYGRTGLTDIAVRTFKEMKHSGCKPTESTYKALITSLCQKKGRRIDEAVKIFQEMIQVGYSPDKELIEDYLGCLCELGKLRDARSCTESLLKLGFSTPLAYSLYIRSLCRAWRLEEALALINEVDDEQHVLSQYVYGSLVHGLLQKGNLEEALARIESMKQTGIHPTVHVYTSLIGYFFKVKQVRKALETFKEMKDSGCQPTIVTYSALIRGYMNVGKVSEARDVFHQMKKNGPYPDFKAYSMFISCLCRIGNSEEALQLISEMLDIGIIPSTINYRTVFYGLNREGKQDLAKTVLHMKFDVKRRRKFLT
- the LOC107011850 gene encoding iron-sulfur cluster co-chaperone protein HscB, mitochondrial; translation: MLRKKLRISTPFLQRLLLGRREIVISSKTQFDFPSISPKVEQFPQFIQSRKLNFLRKDLGFSGRTLFSTEAAQKFSCWNCCNGVSSNTTPFLVCNACGCVQPVDQSVDYFQIFGLEKKYEIEGENLERKYKDWQRKLHPDLVHTKSQKEREYAAEQSARVIDAYRTLTDPLSRAIYILKLEGVHVDEEEKIDDVELLTEMLEIRETVDEANDSQELKQIQGQIQGKFEQSSNSFADAFQSRKYEEALAAIRRMTYYKRANEEIVRKL